The genomic region GAGAAGCGTTCAAGTCATGGAGCAGCACACCGGTTCCACGCCGTGCACGTATTCTGTTCCGCTACCAGCAGCTGCTGGTGGAACATTGGGAAGAACTCGCTCGCCTGGTGACGCTGGAGAACGGTAAAAGTTATGCCGAAGCTTACGGCGAGGTATTGCGTGGCATTGAATGCGTCGAGTTCGCGGCCGGTGCCCCGAATCTGATGATGGGCAAACAACTGCCTGACATCGCGACAGGACTGGAGTCGGGCATGTACCGCTACCCGATCGGTGTTATTGGGGGAATTACCCCATTCAACTTCCCAATGATGGTACCGTGCTGGATGTTCCCGCTGGCTATTGCGTGCGGTAACACCTTTGTCCTGAAGCCGTCCGAGCGCACACCGCTACTGGCAGGCCGCCTGGCAGAGCTGTTCAAGGAAGCGGGGCTTCCGGACGGCGTGCTCAACATCGTTCACGGTGCGCATGATGTCGTGAACGGGTTGCTGGAACATAAGGATATTCAAGCGATCTCCTTTGTCGGATCACAACCTGTGGCTGAATACGTCTACACTACTGCATCCAAGCATGGCAAACGGGTACAGGCACTCGCGGGTGCCAAGAACCACTCCATCGTTATGCCAGACGCCGATCTCGATCTAACCGTGAAAGAGATTACCAGTGCAGCTTTTGGTTCAGCAGGGGAGCGTTGCATGGCATGTGCGGTTGTTGTGGCTGTGGGTGATGTGGCTGACGAACTGGTACAAAAGCTGGTGGAAGCAGCTGACCGCATTACCATTGGTAACGGTATGAATGAGGGCGTGTTCCTCGGTCCCGTCATCCGTGGACCACATAAAGAGCGCACACTCAGTTACATTGAAGCGGGAGAGCAGGAAGGCGCGGCATTGATCCGGGATGGACGCAAAGATCAGGCGACAAGTGAAGCTGGTTATTTTGTGGGGCCAACGGTATTCGACCAAGTTGAGAGCAGTATGAAAATCTGGCAGGATGAGATCTTTGCTCCGGTACTCTCGGTGGCAAGAGTGTCTACGCTGGAGGAAGCGGTAGAACTGGCGAATCGTTCAGACTTTGCCAACGGGGCGTGTCTGTTCACCCGCAGCGGGGCGAGTATGCGTCAATTCCGTGAAACGATTGATGCGGGCATGTTGGGTATTAACCTGGGCGTACCTGCGCCAATGGCATTCTTCCCGTTTTCCGGGTGGAAGAAATCCTTCTACGGTGATCTGCATGCCAATGGCAAGGATGGTGTTGAATTCTACACTCGCAAGAAGATGGTAACGGCGCGCTGGTAACAACCAGAGCATAACTCGGGCTAAGGGGAACGCCCAGCCCATATGGACGCACATAGGGAGGATAACGGAATGGGCAAGGACAAAGTGAGAATTGGCATCATCGGTGCTGGACGGATCGGCAAAATTCATGCAGACAATCTCCTGCGCAACCTGCATGCCGAGATTGTGGGAATCAGTGACTTGTTCGCGGGTCCTGATTTGGAGGCTTGGGCCTCCAGACGTGGCATTCCTGTTGTAACGACAGACAGCAGTCAGTTGATCTCGATGCCTAATGTAGACGCGGTGCTGATCTGTTCTTCAACAGATACACATGTGCCGCTGATCGAACAGGCCGCCCAGGCGGGCAAACACATCTTTTGCGAGAAGCCGGTCAGCATGGATCTAGCACAGACTCAAGCGGCTGTAGCGGCGGTCCAGAAGGCTGGCGTGAAGCTGCAAATCGGATTTAACCGCCGCTTCGATCACAACTTCAGACGGGTACGTGCACATGTGCAGGATGGTACGATTGGTGATCCACATATTATCAAAATTACGTCTCGTGACCCGAGTCCGCCGCCTGCGGAGTACATTCGGGTATCTGGCGGGATCTTCATGGACATGATGATTCATGATTTTGACATGGCACGCTATCTGTCCGGGAGTGAAGTGGAAGAAGTATACGCCCAGGGCAATGTGCTGATTAATCCGGTCTTTGCAGAACATGGTGACGTGGATACAGCGATTGTAACGATGACGTTTGCCAACGGAGCGATTGGTGTTATTGATAACAGCCGTCAGGCTGTATATGGATACGATCAGCGTGTTGAAGTATTTGGTTCGATGGGCAGCGCGGCAGCAGCGAATGATCATCCGAATACGGCTGAGATCAGTACAGCGACCGGGCTGATGCGCGACAAACCGTTACACTTTTTCCTGGAACGTTACAATGAAGCGTATGTACAGGAGACAGCCCTCTTTATTGATGCAATCATTAATGATACACCGGTTATCGTAGATGGCCATGATGCAGTACAGGCAGAACGAATTGCGCTGGCAGCAAAAATGTCCATGGAGCGGGGAAGACCTGTGAAGCTGAGTGAAGTCCCTGGGGTGTCCCTGGAATCGCAAACGGCAACGTCATAGGTGGATAATTAAAGTCACTTTTTTGAATAGAGCGCATGAATAGTCCAATTTTTGTTTTTAGAAGTATCATGTTGTTGTGGACGACTACAGAAAGGAGTGGATGGCTAGATGTCAGAACGTATTGTGAAACCCGTGGTCAATCCGGAGGGGGACGGTACGCTTATCAACGTAACACCGGAGTCGGCGGGGTGGGAATATGTTGGCTTTCAGGTAGCGAAGCTGGCGGAGGGGGAGACGCTAACCCGTGAGAGCGGTGATCAGGAACTCTGTGTGGTGCTCCTCAGCGGTTTCGCCAATGTAAGTACCCGGGAGCACACATGGGATAATATCGGAAAAAGAATGAGTGTTTTCGAGAAAATCCCGCCGTATTCGGTCTACGTCTCAATTTCCGATCAAGTGCAGATCACAGCGCGTACTGAACTAGAAATTGCTATATGTGTTGCGCCCGGAAAAGGCACGTATCCGGCTCGTCTCATTGCACCCGAAGATGTAGGGGTAGAGGCGAGAGGATATGGCAATCTGGAGCGCCAGATTCACAACATTTTGCCGGAACAAAAGGAAGCGGACAGTCTGCTCGTTGTTGAGGTGTTCACACCAGATGGGCATTGGTCCAGTTACCCGCCACATAAGCATGATCGGGACGCACTCCCGGATGAATCTTTGCTGGAAGAAACGTATTATTTCCGTGTGCAGCCTGAGCAGGGGTTTGCCATTCAGCGTATATACACGGATGATCGCTCTGTGGATGAGACGCTTGCAGTGAAAAACGGTGAAGTGGTGCTTGTTCCGGACGGATATCATCCGGTAGGTGCTCCTCCGGGGTATGAGGTCTACTATCTGAACGTGATGGCTGGCCCAACCCGGACATGGAAATTCCATAACGACCCTGACCATGAGTGGTTGATGAAAAAGTAAAACAGTTCCTGCTACGCACATTGTGCTCGCTTCAAGTTGCGTATGCAGACTTCCCCCTGCATAATGAGAAGAGAACAATTATCTATGTATAACGAAATTTATATATAGCACAAATGGGGAAAAACAATGAAAGCAACCATATACGATATAGCACGCGAGGCGGGTGTATCCATTGCAACCGTCTCGCAGGTCATTAATGGCAAAGGCAAAATCAGCGAGAAGCGACGCGCCGAGATTATGGAGATCATGGAACGCCTACATTATCAACCCAGCGCGATCGCAGCTGCACTTACAGGTAAGCAGACGTATACACTGGGGCTGCTCGTACCGGACATTTCGAACCCGTATTTCGCAGAACTGGCGAGAGCAGTCGAGGATCGAAGCCGTCAATTGGGCTACAGTGTGGTCATCTGCAGTACGGATAATAAGGACGAGCGGGTAGAGCGTTACCTGAATCTGCTTCAGCAAAAAAGGGTAGATGGCATGATGGTCGGAACCGGAATCGATAATGCCGAAATTTTGTCACCTCTCTTGCAGCAGTCCATCCCTGTCGCTTTGATTGCCCGTCATATGCCGTCCCTGTCGGTTCATACAGTCACCATTGACGACATACTCGGCGGAGCACTCGCAGCGGAGCATCTGCTTGAACTTGGGCACACCCGTCTAGCGGTATTGTCGGAACCGTCCAAAGTCAGCAGCAGTCAGGAACGTGTACGCGGATTCCGTGAAACACTGATTAAGGCAGGTCAGACGCTGGAACCGAATCAGATCCGAGAATCGGCAGCTGACCTGAGCTCGGCCAAAAAAGAGGCGCTACTGCTGCTCGGTGAGAACGATCACCCAACAGGTTTGTTCTGTTGTAATGACATTCAGGCCATTGGTGCTCTTCAGGCAGCCAAAGAGCTGGGGCTACGTGTGCCAGAGGATGTGTCGATTATCGGGTTTGATAATACCATTTTGGCTTCGGTAACCAGTCCACCGCTTACGACCGTTGCCCAGCCAATTGAAGAACTGGGACATCGGGCTGTAGATCTGTTGATTGAAGAGTTGAAGGATGAGCGTAAAGAGCCGCAGAAAATTGTGCTGAAGCCTGAGCTGGTTATCCGAGATTCAGCAGGCCGTGTATTGGGCTGATAACAATTAGGTTTCCAGCGTGGGCTGACCAGCCGTGAGGCCAAACGGGCCAAGCCTACTTGTGTCATATTGAACTTTTATCCAGATACGGGTGCCGTATCATCCCTCATTCGGAATATGTAACATAACAATGTAACAAACAAGCCGCGTTCCCCCAATGGGAGAACGCGGCTTGTTGATTTAAATCTTGAACTTCTTCACTTCCTCGGCGAGCGTATTAGCTTGTTGAGCCAGTTCATTGGAGCGCTCCGAGATACTCGTAATGTAATTGAACTGTTCCTGCGTAGAGGAAGCAACCTCTTCTGTGGAAGCGGCGCTCTGTTGCGACATGGCCGCTACGCTGGAGATCACTTCAGCAATTTTGCCCGAGCTGCTGTCCAGTTCAGTTGTTGCAGATGATACCTGCTGAAGCTGGTTGTCGATGCCTTCAATGGATTGTTTGATTCGCATAAACGAATTTCGCATCTCATGCACCGCAGCGACCTGCTGCTCAATACCATGTTCAGCAGAATCAACCTCGCTCACACTTTGACGACTAGCCGCCTGGATTTCATTCAGCAACACGATGATATCCTGAGCAGATCCTGCGGATTGTTCAGCCAGTTTGCGTACTTCCTCGGCAACCACCGCGAATCCACGTCCATGTTCACCCGCTCTGGCCGCTTCAATGGAAGCGTTCAAGGCAAGCAGGTTGGTCTGGGAGGCGATACCTTGAATCATGCTGACGATGTCTTCAATCTTCTGTGATTTGTCTGCCAGTAGGGTGATCGATTCACCTACGCGGTCGATGGATTGACGGTTGCCATCCGAAAGTTCCACCTGGTGATCTACCGCCTGCAGTCCAGCCAGCATGGCTTCTCCTGCTTCGCGCATCATCGTTACGGACTGCTCCACACTGCGATTAATACCGCCCACACTATTGCTCATCTCCGACAGACGGCTTGAGCCATCATACACCGATTCAGCCTGTGTACTGGAGCCTTGAGCGAGTTCATCCGTGGCAATGGAGATCTGCTCCGCGATGCGCTTGGTGTTGTCCGTATGCTCCTGCATCTCACCCGAGATACTTTGTACGCGATCAGCAGAGGCCGTTACTTGTCTGAACAGCGTGCTAAGCTGATCTGACATCTGATTGAACGCCATGCCAAGCTCAGCGAACTCATCTTTGCCTTTGATCTGCACCCGTCCTGTAAAGTCACCACTCGACATCTGGCGTGACGTTCCATGCAGACTTCTCAGCGGCTTGATGAAGAGTGTTGCGATCCAATAGGCACCTGCCAATACAACCAGCAACGTAATACCGATAATGAGAATGTAGTTATTGCGCAATTCATAATACTCAGCGTAGGCCAACTTCTCGGAGATGATGGAGCCTACAGCCCAGCCGGTGCTTGGAATCTGATGATAGAACAATAGATAATTCTCGTCATTATATTGGAAGGGCTTCTGACCTGACGGATTCGCCTGCATATCTGCCAACAGCGGGTTTAACTCCGCATTATCAGCGGCTGAGGTGTTCACGAGCTTATCATCAGGGTGAGCCAGAAGCAGCCCGTTTTTATCGATTAAAAAGGTATAGCCCAACCCGTCCAGGTTTATTTTCCCCACGGTATCGGTAAGTGTAGAGAGCAACAGGTCGCCTGCGACAACCCCTTGCATTGTGCCTTCTTTATTTTGAACCGGCATGGCAATCGATACCGCGTATTGCTCCGACATCATATCCAGATAAGGATCAGAGTATGTCAACTGATTGGCTTGCTTCGCTTCCTGGTACCATGGACGCTGTCTTGGGTCATAATCGGCATCGGGAGTCCAGTCTGAACCATTCATGAAGCTGCCGTCCTGCTCTGAACCGTAATACAGATCCGACAGACTCTCTTTGTTACTGCCCAGCTTCATAATGTTAAAGTATTCTTCCGTGAGTTCTCCCTCAGGCACGCCTTCCTGGATGACAAAACCTAACGTTTCGATGACTTTGGCATTACTGCTGATCCAACCATCCAACTGATTTGCTGAAGAGGCCATTAAGCCATTCAATTTGGAGTCCACAT from Paenibacillus sp. FSL R5-0341 harbors:
- a CDS encoding CoA-acylating methylmalonate-semialdehyde dehydrogenase, with the protein product MGKGISEASATVTMVQNWIGGAWVTPASTRTEPVVNPATEEVIAHVPLSEQADVDLAVQTAREAFKSWSSTPVPRRARILFRYQQLLVEHWEELARLVTLENGKSYAEAYGEVLRGIECVEFAAGAPNLMMGKQLPDIATGLESGMYRYPIGVIGGITPFNFPMMVPCWMFPLAIACGNTFVLKPSERTPLLAGRLAELFKEAGLPDGVLNIVHGAHDVVNGLLEHKDIQAISFVGSQPVAEYVYTTASKHGKRVQALAGAKNHSIVMPDADLDLTVKEITSAAFGSAGERCMACAVVVAVGDVADELVQKLVEAADRITIGNGMNEGVFLGPVIRGPHKERTLSYIEAGEQEGAALIRDGRKDQATSEAGYFVGPTVFDQVESSMKIWQDEIFAPVLSVARVSTLEEAVELANRSDFANGACLFTRSGASMRQFRETIDAGMLGINLGVPAPMAFFPFSGWKKSFYGDLHANGKDGVEFYTRKKMVTARW
- the iolG gene encoding inositol 2-dehydrogenase, which encodes MGKDKVRIGIIGAGRIGKIHADNLLRNLHAEIVGISDLFAGPDLEAWASRRGIPVVTTDSSQLISMPNVDAVLICSSTDTHVPLIEQAAQAGKHIFCEKPVSMDLAQTQAAVAAVQKAGVKLQIGFNRRFDHNFRRVRAHVQDGTIGDPHIIKITSRDPSPPPAEYIRVSGGIFMDMMIHDFDMARYLSGSEVEEVYAQGNVLINPVFAEHGDVDTAIVTMTFANGAIGVIDNSRQAVYGYDQRVEVFGSMGSAAAANDHPNTAEISTATGLMRDKPLHFFLERYNEAYVQETALFIDAIINDTPVIVDGHDAVQAERIALAAKMSMERGRPVKLSEVPGVSLESQTATS
- the iolB gene encoding 5-deoxy-glucuronate isomerase translates to MSERIVKPVVNPEGDGTLINVTPESAGWEYVGFQVAKLAEGETLTRESGDQELCVVLLSGFANVSTREHTWDNIGKRMSVFEKIPPYSVYVSISDQVQITARTELEIAICVAPGKGTYPARLIAPEDVGVEARGYGNLERQIHNILPEQKEADSLLVVEVFTPDGHWSSYPPHKHDRDALPDESLLEETYYFRVQPEQGFAIQRIYTDDRSVDETLAVKNGEVVLVPDGYHPVGAPPGYEVYYLNVMAGPTRTWKFHNDPDHEWLMKK
- a CDS encoding LacI family DNA-binding transcriptional regulator, which encodes MKATIYDIAREAGVSIATVSQVINGKGKISEKRRAEIMEIMERLHYQPSAIAAALTGKQTYTLGLLVPDISNPYFAELARAVEDRSRQLGYSVVICSTDNKDERVERYLNLLQQKRVDGMMVGTGIDNAEILSPLLQQSIPVALIARHMPSLSVHTVTIDDILGGALAAEHLLELGHTRLAVLSEPSKVSSSQERVRGFRETLIKAGQTLEPNQIRESAADLSSAKKEALLLLGENDHPTGLFCCNDIQAIGALQAAKELGLRVPEDVSIIGFDNTILASVTSPPLTTVAQPIEELGHRAVDLLIEELKDERKEPQKIVLKPELVIRDSAGRVLG
- a CDS encoding methyl-accepting chemotaxis protein, whose amino-acid sequence is MKLKPKLMIMFLAAVLITALPLASLGLVQTEKQATRNVDSKLNGLMASSANQLDGWISSNAKVIETLGFVIQEGVPEGELTEEYFNIMKLGSNKESLSDLYYGSEQDGSFMNGSDWTPDADYDPRQRPWYQEAKQANQLTYSDPYLDMMSEQYAVSIAMPVQNKEGTMQGVVAGDLLLSTLTDTVGKINLDGLGYTFLIDKNGLLLAHPDDKLVNTSAADNAELNPLLADMQANPSGQKPFQYNDENYLLFYHQIPSTGWAVGSIISEKLAYAEYYELRNNYILIIGITLLVVLAGAYWIATLFIKPLRSLHGTSRQMSSGDFTGRVQIKGKDEFAELGMAFNQMSDQLSTLFRQVTASADRVQSISGEMQEHTDNTKRIAEQISIATDELAQGSSTQAESVYDGSSRLSEMSNSVGGINRSVEQSVTMMREAGEAMLAGLQAVDHQVELSDGNRQSIDRVGESITLLADKSQKIEDIVSMIQGIASQTNLLALNASIEAARAGEHGRGFAVVAEEVRKLAEQSAGSAQDIIVLLNEIQAASRQSVSEVDSAEHGIEQQVAAVHEMRNSFMRIKQSIEGIDNQLQQVSSATTELDSSSGKIAEVISSVAAMSQQSAASTEEVASSTQEQFNYITSISERSNELAQQANTLAEEVKKFKI